TGGAAACGCAATCAATCCGTATGCTAGGGAAGAGCCATCTGAGTTCATAGAAACCGGAATATCTTCAATAGATGGCATGAACACACTTGTCAGGGGTCAGAAATTGCCAATCTTTTCTGGAAGTGGGCTACCGCACAATATGATAGCTGCGCAGATAGCCAGGCAAGCAAAGGTGCTTGGCAAAGAAGAGAGTTTTGCAGTAATATTCGGTGCTATGGGCATTACCAGTGAAGAAGCGAACTATTTTGTCAATGAGTTTAAGAATACAGGAGCTATTTCGAAGTCGGTCATGTTTTTAAATTTGTCATCGGATCCGTCAATGGAGAGAATCATTTTACCGAGAATGGCATTAACGACTGCAGAGTATCTTGCATATGAAAAAGATCTGCACATTTTAGTAATATTAACAGATATGACAAACTATTGTGAAGCATTGCGAGAGATCTCCTCTGCAAGAGAAGAGGTACCTGGCAGAAGAGGGTATCCAGGATATATGTACACGGACTTGAGCACTATCTATGAACGTGCAGGTAAGATTATTGGCAAGAAAGGATCTATTACACAGATCCCAATTTTGACAATGCCCAACGATGATATAACGCATCCTATTCCAGATCTAACAGGCTATATAACAGAAGGGCAGACAGTGCTTTCTAGAGATTTACAGAGGAAAGGAGTGTATCCACCAATAGACGTCTTACCGTCTTTATCAAGGCTCATGAATCAGGGTATAGGCAGCGGCAGGACTAGGGAAGATCACAGGGGTGTGGCAGATCAATTATATTCTGCATATGCAAACGGTAAGGATCTGAGATCGTTAAGTGCTATAGTAGGAGAAGCTGCATTGGGAGAGCAGGACAAATTATACCTGAAATTTGCGGACGAGTTTGAGAAAAGGTACATAAATCAGGGATTGTATGAAGACCGCACTATTGAAAATACATTATCGCTGGGCTGGGAACTGCTTTCAATGTTGCCAGAAGAAGAGATGAAAAGAGTTAAGAGAGATCATATTAAAAAATATGGAAAATGGAGCAAGGAATAATGGTAAATCTAGATATAAGGCCAACAAGAATCGAGCTCATTAAGACGACTAGAAGAATCAAATTTGCAAAGCGAGGCCTGGACTTATTAAAAATGAAAAGATCGTCATTGGTAATGGAGTTTTTCGCAATAAGCAGGACTGTAAAAGGTATGCGTGAGAATCTTCGAAATGATATTTTGGAGGCAATGGAAAGGCTCAAGATGGCAGAAATACTTCATGGAGCGATGGCCATAGAGCTTATTGCGTATATGACCTCAGAATCCAAAGTTTCGGTTAATTCTAAAAATGTGATGGGTGTGCGAATTCCTGAGCTGAAGATTAGCGACCAGAAAACAGTATTGTCCAACGTATACAGAGCTACATCTGTGCCGGTATCCATTAACGATGCCATAAATAAATTTGAGAAAGTGTACAATCAGCTACTGGACATAGCTGAAAAAGAGAATTCCATGCGCAAGTTATTGTACGAAATAGACAAAACCAAGCGCAGGGCCAACGCAATTGAAAACGTTTTGATTCCAAGCCTAGTAGATACTGCAAAATATATAAGAATGAGGCTTGATGAGATTGAGAGAGACACATTTATAACCTTAAAAACCATTAAAAAGAAGATGGTCGAAAAACAGAGCGTTGAGGCTGGTGATTAATATTTATAATTTCAAAGATAAATGGAGTTATAAAAGATATCTGAATATACCAATATCTAATGAGAATATGAAGAAATTCAGAAAGATCAGAATTATCACGATGATTTTTAATTTTACAGCAACGCTAATAATATTACTTATAATTCTGTTGGGGGTGTTATAAAATTATGGATGACTTAGAAGCTTTAAAAACTATTAAAGAAAAAGAGCTTACAATTGAAAAAGAGATCCGTGAATTTAAAATTGAACAAGAACAGAAATTTATCGATCTCAAAAAAGAGGTAGAGCTTGAGATCAAGAACATTGAAAAAAGTGAGATAGATGACTATACTACTCATATAAATAAAGTTAAAGCAGAGATTTCCAAGAGGGTAGAAGCAATAATAAATGAAGCTAAGAAGAGAGCAGCGTCTAAATCGATAGCCATTTCGGACAATGATCTGAAAAATCTTGTAACTAAGCTATTAAACGAGTATTTAGAAGTTGGTTAAAATGGTTTTAAAGCCAGAAATGATGGATAGGTTCAGGATCATAGGTTCTAACAGCAAGAAAGAGGAGATTATATCAGCCATACATGATGTGGGAATTATACAACTGGAACAGGTTGCAGTAGATGTAAATGCCATGTTAGAACCCGGGAAAATGGGGGAAAGCTACAAAATATTAAATGATTATCTACAGAAATTCAAGGGATTTGAGACTTTATTGCCTCCCAGACCCGTGTCAGAGCCAAAATTCTTTGAGTCAGTATCTCATCTATTAGATTCTGCATCTAAAGTGAATATAGAAACTGTGCTTAAAAAATTAAAGAATGACGAGGAAAAAGCTATAACAGAGATTAAAGATATAAAAAACAGGTTGTCTGCGGTAGATCTGCTTCAGAACATAGACTATGATCTATCTATATTTAATAATAGCTATCTTGTTTCATTTTTGATAGAGAAATTGAAGAAGGGTGATATTAAGAGCATAGTACAAAAAGAAGTTCCAGGATCTACAGTTATCGATGCAAAAAACGAGTATTATATAGTGTCAGTTCCGATAAATAACGAAAGTGAGCTCGCTAAAATTGCGAATAGTTACGACTTAAAATTAATCAATATCGCGGTGATGAGTGGCAAGCCGAAAGAGTATCGAAATATTTTATTAGAGAAGCAGGCTGAATATCAGAAAGAGCTTGATGAGATCAGAAAAAAGCTTAATGAGCTTTCAGATCAATATTATGCAACTGTAGTTCAGATAAGAGAGCAGCTTGACATAGAGGTCAAAAAATTGGAAGTATCTGAAAAGCTATCTTCTACCCAAGATATATTTGCACTTGAAGGCTGGATACCTGATCGATATTTTAAGATTGTTGCTGAGCTTGTAGAAAAAGTATCTGATAATATGGTCATCATTAATAAGGTAGAGACCAAAGACACACCTCCAACAATGTTATCAAATCCCAAAAGATTCAAGCTATTTGAGTTCTTTATAAAGTTTTATTCATTGCCGCAGGAATGGGAGTTTGATCCTACTTTGATATTTGCGCTGGTGTTTCCCGTATTCTTTGGATTAATGGTCGGAGATTGGGGGTACGGTGCTGTGATATTAGGCATTTCTTTATGGCTTGTGCACAGGCTAAATCATCCTG
This is a stretch of genomic DNA from Thermoplasmata archaeon. It encodes these proteins:
- a CDS encoding V-type ATP synthase subunit B, giving the protein MVDVSYKSISQISGPLLFVEKVANAAYNELVEITLESGETRTGQVLDTSSGLAIVQVFGPTSGMNPGSTKVKFLGQTANVSVSDEMLGRIFNGLAQPIDHGPAILTKERFEVVGNAINPYAREEPSEFIETGISSIDGMNTLVRGQKLPIFSGSGLPHNMIAAQIARQAKVLGKEESFAVIFGAMGITSEEANYFVNEFKNTGAISKSVMFLNLSSDPSMERIILPRMALTTAEYLAYEKDLHILVILTDMTNYCEALREISSAREEVPGRRGYPGYMYTDLSTIYERAGKIIGKKGSITQIPILTMPNDDITHPIPDLTGYITEGQTVLSRDLQRKGVYPPIDVLPSLSRLMNQGIGSGRTREDHRGVADQLYSAYANGKDLRSLSAIVGEAALGEQDKLYLKFADEFEKRYINQGLYEDRTIENTLSLGWELLSMLPEEEMKRVKRDHIKKYGKWSKE
- a CDS encoding V-type ATP synthase subunit D encodes the protein MVNLDIRPTRIELIKTTRRIKFAKRGLDLLKMKRSSLVMEFFAISRTVKGMRENLRNDILEAMERLKMAEILHGAMAIELIAYMTSESKVSVNSKNVMGVRIPELKISDQKTVLSNVYRATSVPVSINDAINKFEKVYNQLLDIAEKENSMRKLLYEIDKTKRRANAIENVLIPSLVDTAKYIRMRLDEIERDTFITLKTIKKKMVEKQSVEAGD
- a CDS encoding V-type ATP synthase subunit I; protein product: MVLKPEMMDRFRIIGSNSKKEEIISAIHDVGIIQLEQVAVDVNAMLEPGKMGESYKILNDYLQKFKGFETLLPPRPVSEPKFFESVSHLLDSASKVNIETVLKKLKNDEEKAITEIKDIKNRLSAVDLLQNIDYDLSIFNNSYLVSFLIEKLKKGDIKSIVQKEVPGSTVIDAKNEYYIVSVPINNESELAKIANSYDLKLINIAVMSGKPKEYRNILLEKQAEYQKELDEIRKKLNELSDQYYATVVQIREQLDIEVKKLEVSEKLSSTQDIFALEGWIPDRYFKIVAELVEKVSDNMVIINKVETKDTPPTMLSNPKRFKLFEFFIKFYSLPQEWEFDPTLIFALVFPVFFGLMVGDWGYGAVILGISLWLVHRLNHPVKNSKIPKFISRFVLMIMSKYSLRILAKALIPSSIIAIIFGLLFNEFFGFAVLPFTVFKLVSNLPKLLLISGYIGLAMVSFGLILGFINELYIKHRKGAIAKIGWLMLGWGIAIIGLNMIHRVSLSPMVSFTSLIGLVLLIAGIVAVLLMEGGQGMMEIPSIISHILSYTRIVGILLSSVILAYVIDLIFTHAIHKSLLFVIVGLVILIFGQMFNLVIAVFEPGIQGARLIYVEFFSKFYKGNGKYFRPFSTPRNYTIKKFELEPVKK